From a region of the Daphnia pulicaria isolate SC F1-1A chromosome 1, SC_F0-13Bv2, whole genome shotgun sequence genome:
- the LOC124341976 gene encoding acidic leucine-rich nuclear phosphoprotein 32 family member A-like, which produces MRVGLYPDNFFIIAKTTTTMEKRIELEKRGRNPDQITELNLDNCRSTTIVGLTDEFVGLEALSLINVGLTSLKGFPKLPNLRRLELSDNRISGGLNALSSSTKLTSLNLSGNKIKDLDTLEPLKEFKMLRSLDLFNCDVTTREDYREKVFQFLPSLKYLDGYDCDDREAEDDELNGNDEDEESGEEAPDNEEDEGVEDEGGDEGEEEDEGEEVVGLDAIYKDNLDEESEGEDYEGAGDDSDEDLDEEEDDGEEVEEEESPARGKKRKMED; this is translated from the exons ccaccaccaccatggAGAAACGaattgaattggaaaaaagaggaaggaaTCCCGATCAG ATCACAGAATTGAACCTGGATAACTGTAGGAGTACAACCATTGTTGGTTTGACAGATGAGTTTGTGGGTCTTGAAGCTCTCAGTCTCATCAATGTGGGTCTCACTAGCCTAAAAGGATTCCCCAAGCTTCCGAACTTAAGAAGG CTGGAATTGAGTGACAACAGGATCTCAGGTGGCTTGAATGCTCTTAGCAGCAGCACAAAACTAACATCACTTAACCTCAGTGGTAACAAAATCAAAGATCTAGACACTCTGGAGCCACTC AAAGAGTTTAAGATGCTACGATCATTAGACTTGTTCAACTGTGACGTCACAACCAGAGAAGACTACAGGGAGAAAGTATTCCAGTTTCTGCCGTCATTAAAGTACCTTGATGG ATATGACTGTGATGACCGAGAGGCTGAAGATGATGAACTCAATGGCAATGATGAAGATGAGGAAAGCGGTGAGGAAGCACCTGATAATGAAGAAG atgaaGGAGTAGAAGATGAAGGTGGTGATgaaggtgaagaagaagacgaaggagAGGAGGTTGTGGGCTTGGATGCTATTTACAAAGACAACTTGGAT GAGGAAAGCGAAGGTGAAGATTATGAAGGGGCAGGAGATGACAGTGACGAAGATTTAGACGAGGAAGAGGATGATggggaagaagtagaagaagaag AATCGCCAGCGCGAGGGAAAAAGCGAAAAATGGAGGACTGA